From Trichomycterus rosablanca isolate fTriRos1 chromosome 27, fTriRos1.hap1, whole genome shotgun sequence, a single genomic window includes:
- the fam20cl gene encoding extracellular serine/threonine protein kinase FAM20C, producing the protein MSNRNSIRGRRLHGRCALLLCVTLALNLLLVLLVLLLFPKTCKPLQRPLHPNLTSADHARPASAGPAKQSRVRTADLAKLEALFSHTLYNLHASLNPDEDTLLRVRTQEAEGHNAQQWQNDSKEGFDPIQWNSSTETHPPWLRFHLGISRWQLYKHRDANLPVLLEQMATGRIVSTVQKTGGTQLKLVITFPNYGQVLFKPMKQERDEETNVNLYYFSDFERHNAEIAAFHLDRILGFRRVPPAVGRLLNVNKEVKDITTDHKLARTFFTSPVGNSCFYGQCSYYCSTEHAVCGRPRALEGSMAAMLPELSLASRRSWRNPWRRSYSRSKLALWETTPKYCDAVKKTPPYDRGTRLVDLIDMTILDFLQSNMDRHHYETFEIFGNDTFLLHLDNGRAFGRHSKDEPSILTPVVQCCRIRRSTLLRLHLLSLPQYRLSDAMRGSLSQDPLTAVAPLLTEPHLSTLDRRLTTVLQTIQRCLLQHQHHSEVIYDDIPDYPDLEHAGDRV; encoded by the exons ATGAGCAACAGAAACAG TATAAGAGGCCGGCGCTTGCACGGTAGATGTGCCTTGCTCTTGTGCGTGACGCTCGCACTGAACCTGCTTTTGGTTTTACTGGTTCTGCTCCTCTTCCCGAAAACCTGCAAGCCCCTTCAGCGACCGCTTCACCCCAACCTCACCTCGGCCGACCACGCACGGCCCGCCTCCGCCGGCCCAGCGAAGCAAAGCCGAGTAAGAACGGCCGACCTAGCCAAGTTGGAGGCTCTGTTCTCTCACACGCTGTATAACCTGCACGCCTCGTTGAATCCGGACGAGGACACTCTGCTGAGAGTCCGGACGCAGGAGGCCGAGGGGCACAATGCACAGCAGTG GCAGAATGATAGCAAAGAGGGCTTCGATCCTATCCAATGGAACAGCAGCACCGAGACTCACCCACCCTGGCTACGGTTTCACCTGGGCATCTCCCGCTGGCAGCTGTACAAGCACCGAGATGCCAACCTGCCCGTGCTTCTAGAGCAAATGGCAACCGGTCGTATTGTCAGCACAG TTCAGAAGACTGGAGGAACACAGCTGAAGTTGGTGATAACCTTCCCCAACTACGGACAGGTGCTTTTCAAACCTATGAA GCAAGAGAGAGATGAAGAGACGAACGTGAACCTCTACTATTTCTCTGACTTCGAGAGACACAACGCTGAGATTGCAGCCTTTCACCTGGACAG GATACTGGGTTTCCGGCGTGTGCCTCCTGCTGTTGGAAGACTGCTGAACGTGAATAAGGAAGTTAAAGACATCACAACTGACCATAAACTGGCCAGGACTTTCTTCACCTCCCCAG tggggAACTCGTGCTTTTACGGCCAGTGTTCGTACTACTGTTCCACCGAGCACGCGGTGTGCGGCCGGCCCCGTGCGCTCGAGGGCTCCATGGCGGCCATGTTGCCTGAACTGTCCCTCGCCTCGCGTCGCTCCTGGAGGAACCCGTGGAGGCGCTCGTACAGCCGCAGCAAGCTGGCACT GTGGGAAACGACCCCGAAGTACTGCGATGCCGTGAAGAAGACCCCGCCTTACGACCGAGGCACCCGATTGGTGGATCTCATAGATATGACCATTCTGGATTTTCTACAGA GTAATATGGACAGACACCACTATGAAACGTTTGAAATTTTTGGCAACGATACTTTCCTTTTACACTTAGACAATGGCAGAGC gttTGGTCGACATTCTAAGGACGAGCCGTCCATACTTACCCCTGTTGTGCAGTGTTGCAG AATCCGGCGTTCCACGCTGCTCCGTCTGCATCTGCTTTCTCTCCCACAGTACCGCCTGAGCGACGCCATGCGAGGGTCTCTGTCTCAGGACCCGCTGACCGCCGTGGCACCCCTCCTCACCGAGCCTCACCTTTCCACATTAGACCGCCGTCTAACAACGGTACTTCAGACCATCCAGCGCTGCCTTCTTCAGCATCAGCACCACAGTGAGGTCATATATGATGACATTCCTGACTATCCTGACCTGGAACATGCAGGTGATCGTGTTTAA